A genomic segment from Bradyrhizobium diazoefficiens USDA 110 encodes:
- a CDS encoding dihydrodipicolinate synthase family protein: MSEFHGVFPYLVSPVDADGTVRTSVLAKLCDDLIGAGVHGLTPLGSTGEFAYLNAAQRTAVVQTTIEAAKGRVPVVAGVASTSTADAVTQARTYQKLGADGILAILEAYFPLADTQVESYFRAIADAVDIPVVIYTNPQFQRSDLTLEIIARLAEHPRIGYIKDASTNTGRLLSIMNRCGDRLRVFSASAHIPAAVMLIGGLGWMAGPACIIPRQSVALYDLCRAGRWDEAMALQRRLWRINEAFARFNLAACIKAGLSIQGYDVGDPIPPQAALTADARKVVETALRELA; encoded by the coding sequence ATGTCCGAATTCCACGGCGTCTTCCCCTACCTCGTCTCCCCCGTCGATGCCGACGGCACGGTGCGGACGAGCGTGCTCGCAAAGCTCTGCGACGACCTGATCGGTGCCGGCGTGCATGGTCTGACGCCGCTCGGCTCGACCGGCGAGTTCGCCTATCTCAATGCCGCCCAGCGCACGGCGGTCGTGCAGACCACGATCGAAGCCGCGAAGGGCCGCGTGCCCGTGGTGGCCGGCGTCGCCTCCACCTCGACCGCGGATGCGGTGACGCAGGCACGGACGTATCAGAAGCTCGGCGCCGACGGCATTTTGGCGATCCTGGAGGCGTATTTCCCGCTCGCCGATACCCAGGTCGAATCCTATTTCCGCGCCATCGCGGACGCCGTGGACATTCCCGTCGTCATCTACACCAATCCGCAATTCCAGCGCTCCGACCTCACCCTCGAAATCATCGCGCGCCTCGCCGAGCATCCGCGCATTGGCTACATCAAGGACGCCTCGACCAACACCGGCCGGCTGCTCTCGATCATGAACCGCTGCGGCGATCGCCTGCGCGTGTTCTCGGCCTCCGCCCACATTCCGGCCGCGGTGATGCTGATCGGCGGGCTCGGCTGGATGGCGGGACCTGCCTGCATCATCCCGCGCCAGAGCGTCGCGCTCTACGACCTCTGCCGGGCGGGCCGCTGGGACGAGGCCATGGCGCTCCAGCGCAGGCTGTGGCGGATCAACGAAGCCTTCGCCCGCTTCAACCTCGCCGCCTGCATCAAGGCCGGCCTTTCGATCCAGGGCTACGACGTCGGCGATCCCATCCCGCCGCAGGCCGCGCTGACGGCCGATGCGCGCAAGGTGGTGGAGACAGCGCTCCGGGAGCTGGCGTAG
- a CDS encoding VOC family protein yields MTIDLTRRTLLQLAGATSLAMAAAAAARAEGTAQGGGPTYASRTPMRVGMVTLRVKNLDTVADYYRDVIGLTVMERSASAAKLGTAGITLLVLEARPDAAIEPRNAAGLYHTAFLMPTRKDLARWLVHAASHRVPLSGFADHLVSESVYLDDPEGNGIEVYADREPSQWQWSEGSVKMATDELNIPDLLSLTNTRVPDYAKAPDGMRVGHMHLRVGDLAQAENFYHGTVGLDPTRKRNGAAFLSSGRYHHHLGMNVWQSQGAGLRDDSTTGLAWFSLVMAKQELLAAQEERLRKSGVKVTALADGLEAVDPWGTRVRLLKV; encoded by the coding sequence ATGACCATCGATCTCACCCGCCGCACCCTGCTCCAACTTGCCGGAGCCACCTCGCTCGCGATGGCGGCCGCGGCTGCCGCACGCGCCGAGGGGACTGCGCAAGGCGGCGGGCCGACCTATGCCAGCCGCACGCCGATGCGGGTCGGCATGGTGACGCTCCGGGTCAAGAATCTCGACACGGTTGCCGACTACTACCGCGACGTGATCGGGCTGACCGTCATGGAGCGCTCCGCCAGCGCTGCGAAGCTCGGTACGGCCGGCATCACGCTGCTCGTGCTCGAGGCGCGTCCGGATGCGGCGATCGAGCCGCGCAATGCCGCAGGCCTCTACCACACCGCCTTCCTGATGCCGACCCGCAAGGATCTCGCGCGCTGGCTGGTGCACGCCGCCTCGCATCGCGTGCCGCTGTCGGGCTTTGCCGACCATCTCGTCAGCGAATCCGTCTATCTCGACGACCCCGAAGGTAACGGCATCGAGGTCTATGCCGACCGCGAGCCCTCGCAATGGCAGTGGAGCGAGGGCAGCGTGAAGATGGCGACCGACGAGCTCAACATCCCCGACCTGCTGTCGCTGACCAATACGCGCGTTCCCGACTATGCCAAGGCGCCGGACGGAATGCGCGTCGGCCACATGCATCTGCGCGTCGGCGATCTCGCGCAGGCCGAGAACTTCTACCACGGCACCGTCGGCCTCGACCCGACCCGCAAGCGCAACGGCGCGGCGTTCCTGTCGTCGGGCCGCTATCACCATCACCTCGGCATGAACGTCTGGCAGAGCCAGGGCGCGGGCCTGCGCGACGATTCCACAACCGGTCTCGCCTGGTTTTCGCTGGTGATGGCGAAGCAGGAGCTGCTCGCCGCTCAGGAAGAGCGCCTGCGCAAGAGCGGTGTGAAGGTCACGGCGCTTGCCGACGGTTTGGAGGCGGTCGATCCCTGGGGCACGCGGGTGCGCTTGCTCAAGGTTTGA
- a CDS encoding S1C family serine protease, which produces MTAPTPLSSLSSALADVVARTAPSVVSVHSHRSRATGFVWKPGLIVTADEALADEGEVEIGLPDGSRVVATIAGRDHTTDIALLRTEAGVAPVKLAATVPPLGALSVVVATNRDTPSAALGMVSASGKSWRSLRGGDIDARIELDVRLRPGQEGGLALDATGEAFGMAVLGPRRVLVIPTATIERIAPQLEARGRIARGYLGLGLQPVRLEDGIGAMVMNVDKAGPSAAAGIRQGDVIVAVNDQKLSGVRALSRTLGPASVGAVVDVAVRRGGEPISFKVTVGERPEA; this is translated from the coding sequence ATGACCGCCCCAACTCCACTGTCCTCACTGTCGTCCGCGCTCGCGGATGTCGTGGCGCGCACCGCGCCCTCCGTCGTCTCCGTGCACTCGCATCGCTCCCGCGCAACCGGCTTCGTCTGGAAGCCCGGCCTGATCGTCACCGCCGACGAGGCGTTGGCCGACGAGGGCGAGGTCGAGATCGGCCTCCCCGACGGCAGCCGGGTGGTCGCCACGATCGCCGGCCGCGACCACACCACCGACATCGCGCTGCTGCGCACCGAGGCCGGCGTCGCGCCGGTCAAGCTCGCCGCGACGGTCCCGCCCCTCGGCGCGTTGTCGGTTGTCGTGGCCACCAACCGTGATACGCCGAGCGCCGCGCTCGGGATGGTATCGGCGTCCGGCAAGAGCTGGCGCTCCCTACGCGGCGGCGACATCGATGCCCGGATCGAGCTCGACGTTCGCCTGCGTCCGGGCCAGGAAGGCGGCCTTGCGCTCGATGCGACCGGTGAAGCCTTCGGCATGGCCGTGCTCGGACCAAGGCGCGTGCTGGTGATCCCGACGGCGACGATCGAGCGCATCGCGCCGCAACTCGAAGCCCGCGGCCGCATCGCGCGCGGATATCTCGGGCTCGGGCTCCAGCCGGTGCGGCTCGAGGACGGCATCGGCGCCATGGTGATGAATGTCGACAAGGCCGGACCTTCTGCGGCGGCCGGCATCCGCCAGGGCGATGTGATCGTGGCGGTCAACGACCAGAAACTGTCCGGCGTGCGCGCGCTGTCGAGAACACTGGGACCTGCGAGCGTCGGCGCTGTGGTCGATGTCGCGGTGCGCCGCGGCGGCGAGCCGATCAGCTTCAAGGTCACGGTCGGCGAGAGGCCGGAGGCGTGA
- a CDS encoding response regulator transcription factor codes for MSEDKLPEIVLSLEIDDPALADRLAALLGNVAGLRLAAPGEQAAATIVARDPRSMPEDIALTQRELDVLALMAEGASNKMIARQLGISVHTVKFHVGSLLDKLDATGRTDAVAHAARRGVIEL; via the coding sequence GTGAGCGAGGACAAGCTACCGGAGATCGTGCTGTCCCTGGAGATCGACGATCCCGCCCTCGCCGATCGCCTGGCGGCGCTGCTCGGCAATGTCGCCGGGCTGCGCCTTGCCGCGCCCGGCGAGCAGGCCGCCGCGACGATCGTCGCCCGCGATCCGCGCAGCATGCCCGAGGACATCGCACTGACGCAGCGCGAGCTCGACGTGCTGGCGCTGATGGCCGAGGGCGCCTCCAACAAGATGATCGCGCGTCAGCTCGGCATCTCCGTGCACACCGTGAAATTCCATGTCGGCTCGCTGCTCGACAAGCTGGATGCCACCGGCCGCACCGATGCGGTGGCGCATGCCGCGCGCCGCGGCGTGATCGAGCTCTGA
- a CDS encoding amidohydrolase family protein, with protein sequence MPRLPDLVITNARTRSREIVDIAITDGVITAIGNRLDPGAQAFVDAKGGLVTPAFVNPHLHLCKVWTLPMMSEAALEAYQGGGMSEAAKAVDLAAAVKSNYDASWIVPNARRAVALAALHGNLHIRAFADVDTKARLEGVKALLAIREEFRGIVDIQVVAFPQDGLFREPGAEGLMRKAMALGADVVGGIPWIEADEEDMRRHVAFCFDLAAEHGAETSMLLDDVGDANMRTLDMMARAVIARGVEGRALAHHCRAMALYPENYLRELKVLLGKARVSVVSNPHNGPLHARVKELLGAGINVCLGQDDISDAYYPFGRNNMLEVAFLASHLLWMTKKSEFETLYDMITTRAATAINLERYGLGLGCAANLVVLEQADVTEALRFHSPPSIVISHGRVVDTDRMRELAQTAIGD encoded by the coding sequence ATGCCCCGCCTGCCAGACCTCGTCATCACCAATGCCCGCACGCGCAGCCGCGAGATCGTCGACATTGCAATCACCGATGGCGTGATCACCGCGATCGGCAACCGGCTCGATCCCGGCGCACAGGCCTTCGTCGATGCCAAGGGCGGCCTGGTGACGCCGGCCTTTGTCAATCCGCACCTGCACCTCTGCAAGGTCTGGACCCTGCCGATGATGTCGGAGGCGGCGCTAGAGGCCTATCAGGGCGGCGGCATGAGCGAGGCGGCGAAGGCGGTCGATCTCGCCGCAGCGGTGAAGAGCAACTACGACGCGTCCTGGATCGTCCCGAACGCACGGCGCGCGGTGGCGCTCGCCGCGCTCCACGGCAACCTCCACATCCGCGCCTTCGCCGACGTCGACACCAAGGCCCGGCTGGAGGGCGTCAAGGCGCTGCTCGCGATCCGCGAGGAGTTTCGCGGCATCGTCGACATTCAGGTCGTGGCATTCCCGCAGGACGGCCTGTTTCGCGAGCCCGGCGCAGAGGGCCTGATGCGCAAGGCGATGGCGCTCGGGGCCGACGTCGTCGGCGGGATTCCCTGGATCGAAGCCGACGAAGAGGACATGCGCCGCCATGTCGCGTTCTGCTTCGACCTCGCGGCCGAGCACGGCGCCGAAACCTCGATGCTGCTGGACGACGTCGGCGACGCCAACATGCGCACGCTCGACATGATGGCGCGCGCGGTGATCGCGCGCGGCGTCGAGGGCCGGGCGCTCGCCCATCATTGCCGGGCGATGGCGCTCTATCCCGAGAACTATCTCCGCGAGCTGAAGGTGCTGCTCGGAAAGGCCCGTGTCAGCGTCGTCAGCAATCCGCACAACGGCCCGCTGCACGCGCGGGTGAAGGAATTGCTCGGTGCCGGCATCAATGTCTGCCTCGGCCAGGACGACATTTCCGACGCCTATTATCCGTTCGGCCGCAACAACATGCTGGAGGTGGCGTTCCTCGCCTCGCATCTGTTGTGGATGACGAAGAAGAGCGAGTTCGAGACGCTCTACGACATGATCACCACGCGCGCCGCGACGGCGATCAACCTCGAGCGCTATGGCCTCGGGCTCGGCTGCGCAGCCAACCTGGTCGTGCTCGAACAGGCCGACGTCACCGAGGCGCTGCGCTTCCACAGCCCGCCCAGCATCGTGATCAGCCATGGCCGCGTCGTCGATACCGACCGCATGCGCGAGCTGGCGCAGACCGCGATCGGCGATTGA
- a CDS encoding sensor histidine kinase: MLLAKTLRSSTFRLALIAIAAFGLIVAAIMAYVYFGTLAYVESRLGSAGDRDGFTGTIELAMVAVAVLLLVLAGLAAVLVTRRTVGRIEEINATSRAIMLSGLDRRIPLRGSHDEWDRVAENLNQMLDRIETLMGEVKQVSDNVAHDLRTPLTRMRGRLEKAYHTPRNSEADATLIGDTIADLDAVLGMFASITRISEIETRARRSAFRALDLAEIAGEVVELYDAAAEQVATRLSLGGDREVAITGDRDLLFDAVANLVDNAIKHGRKGGQVTVTCRSADGGAMITIADDGPGIPAEARDHVFKRFYRLEQSRYTPGNGLGLSLVAAVARLHGAEIALHDNAPGLTVQLRFPPPAQPGTQLA, from the coding sequence GTGCTCCTGGCTAAGACGCTCCGCTCCTCGACCTTCCGTCTGGCGCTGATCGCGATCGCGGCATTCGGGCTGATCGTCGCGGCGATCATGGCCTACGTCTATTTCGGTACGCTCGCCTATGTGGAGAGCCGGCTCGGCTCCGCCGGCGATCGCGACGGCTTCACCGGCACGATCGAACTCGCCATGGTCGCGGTCGCGGTGCTGCTCCTGGTGCTCGCCGGGCTCGCAGCCGTGCTGGTGACCCGGCGCACGGTGGGGCGGATCGAGGAGATCAACGCCACCAGCCGTGCCATCATGCTGTCCGGTCTCGACCGCCGCATTCCCCTGCGCGGCAGCCACGACGAGTGGGACCGCGTCGCCGAAAACCTCAACCAGATGCTCGACCGCATCGAGACGCTGATGGGCGAGGTCAAGCAGGTCAGCGACAACGTCGCCCACGATCTGCGCACGCCGCTGACGCGCATGCGCGGCCGGCTGGAGAAGGCCTATCACACCCCGCGCAACAGCGAGGCGGATGCCACGCTGATCGGCGACACCATCGCCGATCTCGATGCCGTGCTCGGCATGTTCGCCTCCATCACCCGGATCTCGGAGATCGAGACCCGCGCCCGCAGGAGCGCCTTTCGCGCGCTTGATCTCGCCGAGATCGCCGGCGAGGTCGTCGAGCTCTACGACGCCGCCGCCGAGCAGGTTGCGACGCGTCTCAGCCTCGGCGGCGACCGCGAGGTCGCGATCACGGGCGACCGCGACCTCTTGTTCGACGCCGTCGCCAATCTCGTCGACAACGCGATCAAGCACGGCCGCAAAGGCGGGCAGGTGACGGTGACATGCCGCAGCGCCGATGGCGGCGCCATGATTACGATCGCCGACGACGGTCCGGGCATTCCCGCTGAGGCGCGCGATCACGTCTTCAAGCGGTTCTACCGTCTCGAACAAAGCCGCTACACGCCGGGCAACGGCCTCGGCCTCAGCCTCGTTGCGGCAGTGGCGCGCCTTCATGGCGCCGAGATTGCGCTGCATGACAATGCGCCGGGCCTGACGGTCCAGCTCCGGTTTCCGCCGCCCGCGCAGCCCGGCACCCAACTTGCATGA
- a CDS encoding response regulator transcription factor: MTGGHRRILVVEDDPETAGQLVEELTTSGYEVDLAATGREALSHGAARDYAVITIDRMLPDIDGITVMRQLRDDGIAAPFLIISALGEVDDRVRGLRAGGDDYLVKPFSFVELLARLEALGRRSETIAKETLLRVGDLAIDLIARNASRRGRKIPLLPREFQLLEYLVRNEGRVVSRAMLLQHVWDLHFDPSTNIIDVYVGRVRRKVDDAQAYPLIHTIRGIGYCLRAPG, encoded by the coding sequence ATGACCGGAGGTCACCGCCGCATCCTGGTCGTCGAGGACGATCCGGAAACCGCAGGCCAGCTCGTCGAAGAGTTGACGACCTCTGGCTATGAGGTCGATCTCGCCGCCACGGGGCGCGAAGCCCTGAGCCACGGCGCCGCCCGCGACTATGCCGTGATCACCATCGACCGCATGCTGCCCGACATCGACGGCATCACCGTGATGCGCCAATTGCGCGACGACGGCATCGCGGCGCCCTTCCTGATCATCTCCGCGCTCGGCGAGGTCGACGACCGCGTGCGCGGCCTGCGCGCCGGCGGGGACGACTATCTCGTCAAGCCGTTCTCCTTCGTCGAGCTGCTTGCGCGGCTCGAGGCCCTCGGCCGCCGCAGCGAGACCATCGCCAAGGAGACGCTGTTGCGCGTCGGCGACCTCGCCATCGACCTGATCGCGCGCAACGCCAGCCGCCGCGGCCGCAAGATTCCGCTGCTGCCGCGCGAGTTTCAGCTGCTCGAATATCTCGTCCGCAACGAGGGCCGCGTCGTCTCGCGTGCGATGCTGCTCCAGCACGTCTGGGACCTGCATTTCGATCCCTCGACCAACATCATCGACGTCTATGTCGGGCGCGTCCGCCGCAAGGTCGACGACGCCCAGGCCTATCCGCTGATCCACACCATCCGCGGCATCGGATATTGTCTCCGTGCTCCTGGCTAA
- a CDS encoding Tex family protein, with protein sequence MANINQKIAQELGVRAEQVEAAVTLLDGGATVPFIARYRKEATGALDDAQLRTLEERLGYLRELEDRRKAILESIREQGKLDAALEATIMAADSKARLEDIYLPFKPKRRTKAEIAKEAGLEPLANQLMAEPGNDPKVVAESFINAEKGVADAAAALDGARAILVERFDEDADLIGALREEMWTNARMASKVRDGKKTEGEKFADYFEFSEPLTRLPSHRILAMFRGEKEEILDLQIQAEAEAPPPGVPSAYELKIMKRFGIADLKRAGDRWLIDTVRWAWRTKIQVHLNIDLRMRLWNAAETEAVRVFASNLRDLLLAAPAGTRVTMGLDPGYRTGVKVAVTDATGKVVDTAVIYPHEPQRQWNESLAILGKLALKHRVELIAIGNGTASRETDKLAGDLVKGLAELKMNKIVVSEAGASVYSASAFASEELPGLDVTLRGAVSIARRLQDPLAELVKIEPKAIGVGQYQHDLGQAKLAKSLDAVVEDCVNAVGVDVNTASAPLLARVSGVGSGLAQSIVAHRDANGPFKSRKSLKDVPRLGPKAFEQCAGFLRILGGEDPLDASGVHPEAYPVVRRILAATKSDIKALIGSSEIVRTLKPKDFVDETFGLPTVTDILRELEKPGRDPRPAFKAAVFKEGVEEIKHLQKGMILEGTVTNVAAFGAFVDIGVHQDGLVHISAMSKTFIKDPREVVKPGDIVKVKVLDFEVARKRISLTLRLDDEVGAKKDAPGMQRDNGSRNAARMTSSAPRKQESSGGGALAEALRRAAEKSGGKRV encoded by the coding sequence GTGGCAAATATCAACCAGAAAATTGCGCAGGAGCTTGGAGTTCGGGCCGAGCAGGTCGAGGCAGCGGTGACGCTGCTCGACGGCGGCGCCACGGTTCCCTTCATCGCCCGCTACCGCAAGGAAGCGACCGGTGCGCTCGACGACGCGCAATTGCGCACCCTGGAGGAGCGCCTGGGCTACCTGCGCGAGCTCGAAGACCGCCGCAAGGCGATCCTCGAATCGATCCGCGAGCAGGGCAAACTCGATGCCGCCCTCGAAGCCACGATCATGGCCGCCGACAGCAAGGCGCGCCTGGAAGACATCTATCTGCCGTTCAAGCCGAAGCGCCGCACCAAGGCTGAGATCGCCAAGGAAGCCGGCCTCGAGCCGCTCGCCAATCAGCTGATGGCGGAGCCCGGCAACGATCCCAAGGTCGTGGCGGAAAGCTTCATCAACGCCGAGAAGGGCGTGGCTGACGCCGCCGCCGCACTCGACGGCGCCCGCGCCATCCTGGTCGAGCGATTTGACGAAGACGCCGATCTGATCGGCGCGCTGCGCGAGGAGATGTGGACCAATGCGCGCATGGCCTCCAAGGTGCGCGATGGCAAGAAGACCGAGGGCGAAAAGTTCGCCGACTATTTTGAATTCTCCGAGCCGCTGACCAGGCTGCCGTCGCACCGCATCCTGGCGATGTTCCGCGGCGAGAAGGAAGAAATCCTCGACCTGCAGATTCAGGCCGAAGCCGAGGCGCCGCCGCCGGGCGTGCCCAGCGCCTACGAATTGAAGATCATGAAGCGGTTCGGCATCGCCGACCTCAAGCGCGCCGGCGACCGCTGGCTGATCGACACGGTGCGCTGGGCCTGGCGCACCAAGATCCAGGTGCATCTCAACATCGACCTGCGCATGCGGCTGTGGAACGCGGCCGAGACCGAGGCCGTGCGCGTGTTCGCGTCCAATTTGCGCGACCTGCTGCTAGCCGCGCCCGCCGGCACCCGCGTCACCATGGGGCTCGATCCCGGCTACCGGACCGGCGTCAAGGTCGCCGTCACCGACGCGACCGGCAAGGTCGTCGATACCGCCGTGATCTATCCGCACGAGCCGCAGCGGCAATGGAACGAGTCGCTCGCAATCCTCGGCAAGCTTGCCCTGAAGCACCGTGTCGAGCTGATCGCGATCGGCAACGGCACGGCCTCGCGCGAGACCGACAAGCTCGCAGGCGATCTCGTCAAGGGCCTGGCCGAGCTGAAGATGAACAAGATCGTGGTGTCGGAAGCCGGCGCGTCGGTCTATTCGGCCTCGGCCTTCGCCTCGGAGGAACTGCCCGGTCTCGACGTCACCCTGCGCGGCGCGGTCTCGATCGCGCGGCGCCTCCAGGATCCGCTTGCCGAACTCGTCAAGATCGAGCCGAAGGCGATCGGCGTCGGCCAGTATCAGCACGACCTCGGCCAGGCCAAGCTCGCCAAGTCGCTCGACGCCGTGGTCGAAGATTGCGTGAACGCCGTCGGCGTCGACGTCAACACCGCCTCGGCGCCGCTGCTCGCCCGCGTGTCGGGCGTGGGCTCGGGCCTTGCGCAGAGCATCGTGGCACATCGTGACGCCAACGGCCCGTTCAAGTCGCGCAAGTCGCTCAAGGACGTGCCGCGCCTCGGGCCGAAGGCGTTCGAGCAGTGCGCGGGCTTTTTGCGCATTCTCGGCGGTGAGGATCCGCTCGATGCGTCCGGCGTGCATCCGGAAGCCTATCCGGTGGTGCGCCGGATTCTCGCGGCCACCAAGAGCGACATCAAGGCGCTGATCGGCAGCAGCGAGATCGTGCGCACGCTGAAGCCGAAGGATTTCGTCGACGAGACCTTCGGTCTGCCGACCGTCACCGACATCCTGCGCGAGCTCGAAAAGCCCGGCCGCGACCCCCGTCCGGCGTTCAAGGCCGCTGTGTTCAAGGAGGGTGTCGAGGAGATCAAGCACCTCCAGAAGGGCATGATCCTCGAGGGTACCGTGACCAACGTCGCCGCGTTCGGCGCTTTCGTCGACATCGGCGTCCACCAGGACGGCCTCGTGCACATCTCGGCGATGTCGAAGACCTTCATCAAGGACCCGCGCGAGGTGGTGAAGCCCGGCGACATCGTCAAGGTGAAGGTGCTGGACTTCGAGGTCGCCCGCAAGCGCATCTCGCTGACGCTGCGGCTCGACGACGAGGTCGGCGCCAAGAAGGACGCCCCCGGCATGCAGCGCGACAATGGCTCGCGCAATGCAGCCCGCATGACCTCGTCGGCGCCGCGCAAGCAGGAATCCTCCGGCGGCGGCGCCCTCGCCGAAGCCCTGCGCCGCGCCGCCGAGAAGAGCGGCGGCAAGCGCGTGTGA
- a CDS encoding ring-opening amidohydrolase: MRTTSVGVFKIVTKGPGDVSGLMAMIGSGAIDPKSILAVLGKTEGNGGVNDFTREYAVAALCTALAPQLGLSPEEVEQRIAFVMSGGTEGVLSPHITVFTRREVERRPAGLSGKRLSIGMAHTRDFLPEELGRAAQIAETAAAVKAAMADAGIADPADVHFVQIKCPLLTSDRVEAASARGNKTATTSAYGSMAYSRGASALGVAVALGETGSDISDGDVLRRYDLFSKVASTSAGIELMHNVVIVLGNSAASASEFEIGHAVMNDAIDAAAVTSALKCVGLGVAPQAEAGRELVNIFAKAEASPDGSVRGFRHTMLEDTDISSTRHARAAVGGLIAGLAGTGAVYVSGGAEHQGPAGGGPVAVIARLSD, from the coding sequence ATGCGGACGACATCGGTCGGCGTCTTCAAGATCGTCACCAAGGGCCCCGGCGACGTCTCCGGCCTCATGGCCATGATCGGCTCCGGCGCGATCGATCCCAAATCGATCCTCGCCGTTCTCGGCAAGACCGAGGGCAATGGCGGTGTCAACGACTTTACCCGGGAATATGCCGTTGCCGCGCTGTGCACGGCTCTGGCGCCACAGCTCGGCTTGTCCCCCGAGGAGGTCGAGCAGCGCATTGCCTTCGTGATGTCCGGCGGCACCGAAGGCGTGCTCAGCCCGCATATCACGGTGTTCACGCGCCGCGAGGTCGAGCGGCGGCCGGCGGGCTTGTCGGGCAAGCGCCTGAGCATCGGCATGGCGCACACGCGGGACTTCCTGCCGGAGGAGCTCGGACGCGCCGCGCAGATCGCGGAGACGGCCGCGGCCGTGAAGGCCGCGATGGCGGACGCCGGGATCGCCGACCCCGCCGACGTCCATTTCGTGCAGATCAAGTGCCCGCTGCTCACCAGCGATCGCGTCGAGGCCGCAAGTGCACGCGGCAACAAGACGGCGACGACCAGCGCCTACGGTTCGATGGCCTATTCGCGCGGCGCCTCCGCGCTCGGCGTTGCGGTCGCGCTCGGCGAGACCGGCTCGGACATCAGCGACGGGGACGTGCTGCGCCGCTACGATCTGTTCTCGAAGGTGGCATCCACCTCGGCCGGAATCGAGCTGATGCACAACGTCGTCATCGTGCTCGGAAATTCGGCGGCATCGGCCAGCGAGTTCGAGATCGGCCACGCCGTGATGAACGATGCGATCGACGCCGCCGCCGTGACGTCGGCGCTGAAGTGCGTCGGGCTTGGCGTCGCACCGCAAGCGGAAGCCGGGCGCGAGCTCGTCAACATCTTCGCCAAGGCGGAGGCCTCGCCCGATGGCAGCGTGCGCGGCTTTCGCCACACCATGCTGGAGGACACCGACATCAGCTCGACGCGCCACGCCCGCGCCGCGGTCGGCGGCCTGATCGCGGGCCTTGCCGGCACCGGCGCAGTCTACGTGTCCGGCGGCGCCGAACATCAGGGCCCGGCGGGCGGCGGGCCGGTTGCGGTGATCGCGCGACTATCGGATTGA